From one Xiphophorus hellerii strain 12219 chromosome 18, Xiphophorus_hellerii-4.1, whole genome shotgun sequence genomic stretch:
- the LOC116737272 gene encoding tripartite motif-containing protein 3-like: protein MSLIMAKRETGSTSPVVRQIDKQFLVCSICLDRYHNPKVLPCLHTFCEKCLQNYIPPQSLTLSCPVCRQTSILPEKGVAALQNNFFITNLMEVLQRDTECSRAEACNVLESANAASTCQPLSCPNHEGKVMEFYCESCETAMCLECTEGEHREHVTVPLRDVLEQHKSVLKNQLDTVRNRLPQLTAAIGLVNDISKQLTERKNEAVTDISNTFDELEKALHQRKTALITEVENICSTKQKVLQTQLTSLLQGKENIESSCSFTEHALSHGSATEILLVQKQMGERVSALARHSFPEHPHENLHLECQVETDGLRRSIQNLGVLITTGAVGHTSVATGEGLRHAVVGQHTTITVTTKDKDGELVKSGNAVLKAEIVSADGVCTEAEVVDNKNGTYEVGYSLRSEGEFTFSLLLYEQPVRGSPFRLRAVKPSDVLQSPEDVKRRVKSPSGGGGHVRQKAVRRPSSMYSTTKKKENPIEDELIYRVGTRGRDKGEFTNLQGISASSNGRIVVADSNNQCIQVFSNDGQFKMRFGVRGRSPGQLQRPTGVTVDMNGDIIVADYDNRWISIFSSDGKFKSKIGAGRLMGPKGVAVDKNGHIIAVDNKACCVFIFQSNGKLVTKFGARGTSERHFAEKSGANIALESKLSKSGPLFSPHFVAVNNKNEIVVTDFHNHSVKVYNADGEFLFKFGSHGEGNGQFNAPTGVAVDANGNIIVADWGNSRIQVFDSSGSFLSYINTSADPLYGPQGLALTSDGHVAVADSGNHCFKVYRYLQ, encoded by the exons ATGTCACTCATTATGGCTAAGCGTGAGACCGGCAGCACCAGTCCCGTGGTCAGGCAGATAGACAAGCAGTTCCTGGTCTGCAGCATCTGTTTGGACCGGTATCACAACCCCAAGGTTCTGCCCTGCCTGCATACGTTCTGTGAGAA aTGTCTACAGAACTACATCCCTCCCCAGTCTTTGACACTGTCCTGTCCAGTATGCAGACAAACGTCTATCTTGCCGGAGAAGGGTGTGGCGGCCCTTCAGAACAACTTCTTCATCACAAACCTAATGGAAGTGTTACAGCGAGACACAGAATGCAGTCGAGCCGAGGCGTGTAATGTACTGGAGTCAGCCAACGCAGCCTCGACCTGTCAACCCCTTTCTTGCCCCAATCATGAAGGAAAG GTAATGGAGTTTTACTGTGAATCATGTGAGACAGCCATGTGTCTGGAGTGCACAGAGGGGGAACACAGGGAACATGTGACCGTTCCTCTGAGGGATGTGCTGGAGCAGCATAAGTCGGTTCTTAAAAATCAGTTGGACACTGTGCGCAACAG ATTACCTCAGCTGACTGCTGCCATCGGGCTGGTCAATGACATCTCCAAGCAGCTAACGGAGAGGAAAAACGAGGCAGTGACTGATATTAGTAATACTTTTGACGAGCTTGAGAAGGCATTGCACCAACGCAAGACTGCTCTCATTACAGAGGTGGAAAACATCTGCAGCACCAAGCAGAAG GTGCTTCAAACCCAGCTGACTTCTTTGCTTCAGGGCAAAGAGAACATtgaaagcagctgcagcttcacgGAACATGCTCTTAGCCATGGCAGCGCCACCGAGATCCTTCTGGTTCAGAAGCAAATGGGCGAGCGGGTCAGCGCTCTGGCGAGACACAGCTTCCCTGAGCATCCTCATGAAAATTTACATCTGGAATGCCAGGTAGAGACGGACGGACTGAGACGTTCTATTCAGAACCTGGGGGTCCTCATCACAACGGGGGCCGTGGGCCATACAAGCGTCGCCACTGGCGAAGGCCTGCGACACGCAGTCGTCGGCCAGCACACCACCATTACGGTCACTACCAAAGACAAGGATGGAGAACTGGTGAAATCTGGAAATGCTGTTTTGAAGGCAGAAATAGTTTCTGCAGATGGAGTTTGCACTGAAGCTGAGGTGGTGGACAACAAAAATGGCACCTACGAGGTCGGGTATTCCCTCCGCTCCGAGGGAGAATTCACCTTCTCTCTGCTGCTATATGAACAGCCTGTGAGGGGGAGTCCGTTCCGCCTCCGGGCCGTCAAACCGTCAGATGTCCTGCAGTCTCCGGAGGATGTGAAGAGAAGAGTGAAGTCCCCAAGCGGAGGAGGGGGCCATGTCCGTCAGAAGGCTGTACGCAGGCCTTCCAGCATGTATAGCACCACCAAGAAAAAGGAGAACCCAATAGAGGACGAGCTGATCTACAGAGTTG GGACAAGAGGGCGGGACAAAGGAGAGTTCACAAATCTTCAGGGCATTTCAGCCTCCAGTAATGGTCGCATCGTGGTGGCAGACAGCAACAACCAGTGCATACAG gtGTTCTCCAACGACGGCCAGTTTAAGATGAGGTTTGGTGTGCGAGGTCGATCTCCGGGACAGCTGCAACGTCCCACGGGAGTAACGGTGGACATGAACGGAGACATAATAGTGGCCGACTATGATAACAGATGGATTAGCATTTTCTCCTCGGACGGGAAGTTTAAG AGTAAAATCGGTGCTGGGAGATTGATGGGACCCAAAGGTGTGGCTGTGGATAAAAATGGACACATAATCGCTGTTGATAACAAagcctgctgtgttttcatcttCCAATCAAATGGGAAGCTGGTGACAAAGTTTGGAGCTAGAGGAACCTCAGAGCGACACTTTGCAG agaaAAGTGGTGCAAACATTGCACTGGAATCAAAGCTTAgtaaatctggccctcttttcA GTCCTCACTTTGTGGCTGTTAACAACAAAAATGAGATTGTGGTAACAGACTTTCACAACCACTCAGTCAAG GTGTACAATGCTGATGGGGAGTTCCTGTTCAAATTTGGCTCCCACGGTGAGGGGAACGGCCAGTTCAACGCTCCAACAGGCGTGGCTGTTGATGCCAATGGAAACATCATTGTTGCAGACTGGGGCAACAGTCGCATCCAG gtgtttgacagctcagggTCTTTCCTCTCTTACATCAACACGTCAGCTGACCCGCTGTACGGCCCTCAGGGCTTGGCCCTAACATCCGACGGCCATGTGGCGGTGGCGGACTCCGGGAACCACTGCTTTAAAGTCTACCGCTACCTGCAGTAG